The following coding sequences lie in one Arachis ipaensis cultivar K30076 chromosome B03, Araip1.1, whole genome shotgun sequence genomic window:
- the LOC107632321 gene encoding uncharacterized protein LOC107632321 has product MNGSASSSSSSKKIKVEKTEDTNEKPVTPPMRECEFCGKKFSSGKALGGHKRFHLQLLRKERESANKLAVTSDNYGGGNDRGSNIKLLSSLDSPNKKLLCCLCNKEFLSEKSLFGHMRSHPGREWKGIHPPNDDDDNGLMEPAVVSPIPSLSSPSIDISKSLPPSWLKTGIRGKKGIFDEILGGVVAIMVDKSHENNKSSFDLQSRAKIEHDYGDREKEKEGDLVKEGCNLKKRKRILSNNMNDEITTNKKNTKLIVRLKTRPQCEEDDGSSAEKGFQCNICDEYFATFQSLRGHRSNHNKEKKSKSHKDLENTTEESSEPSSKILREFDLNELPENNNIEDGGS; this is encoded by the coding sequence ATGAATGgatcagcatcatcatcatcatcgtcaaagAAGATAAAGGTAGAAAAAACTGAAGATACAAATGAAAAACCAGTTACACCACCCATGCGTGAGTGTGAGTTTTGTGGGAAGAAATTCAGCTCCGGAAAAGCTCTTGGCGGCCATAAAAGATTCCACCTTCAACTTctaagaaaagagagagaatcaGCCAACAAGTTGGCGGTTACTAGTGATAATTATGGCGGCGGCAACGACAGAGGGAGCAACATAAAGTTACTATCCTCTTTGGATTCTCCTAACAAGAAGCTACTTTGTTGTCTTTGCAACAAAGAGTTTTTATCAGAAAAGTCGTTATTCGGCCACATGAGATCTCATCCTGGAAGAGAATGGAAGGGTATTCACCCtccaaatgatgatgatgataatggctTGATGGAACCTGCGGTGGTTTCACCAATACCATCATTATCATCACCTTCTATTGATATATCAAAATCGTTGCCACCATCTTGGTTGAAGACCGGAATTCGAGGTAAGAAAGGCATTTTCGATGAAATTCTTGGAGGTGTTGTTGCTATTATGGTTGACAAATCCCATGAGAATAATAAGAGTAGTTTCGATCTACAAAGTAGGGCAAAAATTGAGCATGATTATGGTGatagagaaaaggaaaaagaggGTGATTTGGTCAAAGAAGGGTGTAATttgaagaaaaggaaaagaatatTATCTAATAATATGAACGATGAAATTACAACTAATAAGAAGAACACAAAGTTGATAGTAAGACTCAAGACTCGTCCTCAATGCGAAGAAGATGATGGATCCTCGGCCGAGAAAGGATTTCAATGCAACATTTGTGACGAGTATTTTGCAACATTTCAATCTTTAAGAGGACATAGGTCAAACCACAACAAAGAGAAGAAAAGCAAGAGTCACAAGGATTTAGAGAATACTACAGAAGAATCAAGTGAACCTAGTTCAAAAATTCTTAGAGAGTTTGATTTGAATGAGCTACCTGAGAATAATAATATAGAAGATGGAGGAAGTTAG